One Brachyspira suanatina DNA segment encodes these proteins:
- a CDS encoding RNA-splicing ligase RtcB, which yields MIELKGKYNKDCKIFTDNIDEESYSVLYKILNEKASEDVKIRIMPDTHLGKGIVVGFTMPLTDRVNPFHIGVDIGCGMLTSKLSDEIKDIPLEKIDKTIKQNIPMGQSTHKKSFNTLFNFKELNELIRNFIINYNKKFNTKFEVFEIDNEYIEKLCQRVEIDLEKFHNSIGTLGGGNHFIEIGKSSNNDYYITIHSGSRNFGNQVCRYHAKIAKNSEDCYLQDKEMFDYLIDMVIAQYYAKINRETILKIIKDVLSIEIEDSFSSVHNFIDFEDFIIRKGAIRSYENEKMIIPFNMRDGILICEGKSNEDWNCSAPHGAGRVLSRAQAKNQLDMNEFIDSMKGIYSSSVCKNTLDESPMAYKNPNKIEKLIEPTVKVIDRLKPILNIKSTSK from the coding sequence ATGATAGAGCTTAAAGGAAAATACAATAAAGACTGCAAAATTTTCACTGATAATATTGATGAGGAATCCTATTCTGTATTGTATAAAATATTAAATGAAAAAGCCAGTGAAGATGTAAAGATAAGAATAATGCCGGATACTCATTTGGGCAAAGGAATAGTTGTAGGTTTTACAATGCCATTAACTGACAGAGTAAATCCTTTTCATATAGGTGTTGATATAGGATGCGGAATGCTTACTTCAAAATTAAGCGATGAAATAAAAGATATACCATTAGAAAAAATTGATAAAACTATAAAGCAAAATATACCTATGGGGCAAAGCACTCATAAAAAAAGTTTTAATACGCTTTTTAATTTCAAAGAACTTAATGAACTTATAAGAAATTTTATAATTAATTATAATAAAAAGTTTAATACTAAATTTGAAGTTTTTGAAATAGATAATGAATATATAGAAAAATTATGTCAAAGAGTAGAAATTGATTTAGAGAAATTCCATAACTCTATAGGAACGCTTGGAGGAGGAAATCATTTTATAGAAATAGGTAAATCCTCAAATAATGATTATTATATTACTATACATTCAGGCTCTAGGAATTTTGGTAATCAAGTTTGCAGATATCATGCCAAAATAGCTAAAAATAGTGAAGACTGTTATTTGCAGGATAAAGAAATGTTTGATTATTTAATTGATATGGTAATAGCACAATACTATGCAAAAATAAACAGAGAAACTATTTTAAAAATTATAAAAGATGTATTAAGTATAGAAATAGAAGATTCTTTTTCATCGGTTCATAATTTTATTGATTTTGAAGATTTTATTATAAGAAAAGGTGCCATAAGAAGTTATGAAAATGAAAAAATGATAATACCTTTTAACATGCGTGATGGTATATTAATATGCGAAGGCAAGAGCAATGAAGATTGGAATTGTTCGGCACCTCATGGAGCTGGAAGGGTTTTATCAAGGGCACAGGCAAAGAATCAATTAGATATGAATGAGTTTATAGATTCTATGAAAGGAATTTATTCAAGCAGTGTATGCAAAAATACTTTAGATGAATCACCTATGGCTTATAAAAATCCAAACAAAATAGAAAAATTAATAGAACCTACTGTAAAAGTTATAGATAGATTAAAACCTATATTAAATATAAAATCTACTTCAAAATAA
- a CDS encoding ankyrin repeat domain-containing protein, whose amino-acid sequence MKSIKISKSILLVSLLSIILIVSCGKKEETSVSISNNSVYVSDPNNIYHKTYTNVVKVQGKYVSMNAAFSYGNRKEGEYSEEYDIFEAIQNHSLKRVQELIEEEGEDIDQTYFGDSLYSEFMDDSYAIDGGTPLIFAVFYRDLGIMKYLLDKGADPYIKDDDSWNAFLWACGTGNVDVIKMLVQSDSDLVNSKNMYDANGLHMAALNDNVEVFEYLVNDLGIDINSTDEDGDGVLYYANEDAALEKLRELGAEE is encoded by the coding sequence ATGAAAAGTATAAAAATCTCAAAAAGCATATTATTGGTTTCTTTATTATCAATTATTTTAATTGTGTCATGCGGTAAAAAAGAAGAGACTAGTGTAAGTATAAGTAATAATTCTGTGTATGTAAGTGATCCAAATAATATATATCATAAAACTTATACTAATGTTGTAAAGGTTCAGGGTAAATATGTTAGTATGAACGCTGCTTTTTCTTACGGCAATAGAAAAGAAGGAGAATACAGCGAGGAGTATGATATATTTGAGGCTATACAAAATCATAGCTTAAAGAGAGTACAGGAATTAATAGAAGAAGAAGGCGAAGATATAGATCAAACTTATTTCGGAGATAGTTTATATAGTGAATTTATGGATGATAGTTATGCAATAGACGGGGGCACTCCTTTAATATTTGCTGTATTTTATAGAGATTTGGGTATAATGAAATATTTGCTTGATAAAGGTGCTGATCCTTATATTAAAGATGATGACAGTTGGAATGCATTTTTATGGGCTTGCGGCACAGGCAATGTTGATGTAATAAAAATGCTTGTACAGTCAGATTCTGATTTAGTTAATTCTAAAAATATGTATGATGCAAACGGACTTCATATGGCGGCTTTGAATGATAATGTAGAGGTGTTTGAGTATTTAGTTAATGATTTGGGTATTGATATAAACAGTACAGATGAGGATGGAGACGGAGTTTTATATTATGCCAATGAAGATGCAGCATTAGAGAAGTTAAGAGAGCTAGGAGCTGAAGAGTAA
- a CDS encoding PTS transporter subunit IIABC — protein MKDKIFGVLQRVGRSFMLPIAVLPVAGLFLGIGSSLTNTTMLETYNLIGILGPGTIAYDILSVLSEAGNIIFGNLPIIFAMSVAIGMAKKEKEVAALSGAIAFFVMHASIGKMITVMGGAEKLLAGSTTNVVGILSLQMGVFGGIIVGLGVAALHNKYYTIELPQVLSFFGGTRFVPIISSIVFLVVGILMYYVWPPVQVVMNKLGDLIAGSGYIGTLFYGIIERALIPFGLHHVFYTPLWQTSLGGTMMIDGNLVEGAQNIFFAQLGSPTTTTFSVEATRFMTGKFPFMIFGLPGAALAMYRTSRPEKKQVVGALLFSAALTAMLTGITEPIEFTFIFVAPIFYAIHCVLAGISFMLMHILHVTVGMTFSGGFIDLLLFGIIQGNAKTNWIWIVIVGAAYFFIYYFLFSTLIKKFDWKTPGREPDSEEPKLYRRADVAAAKAAASGEAVDTNPLFQYEEAPLITAGLGGKKNISDVDCCATRLRITVFDPSKVVDATLKASGAAGIIKKGNGIQVIYGPKVTVIKSRLEDYLHDPISDQEAQLPADAPKAEEKKEEKKEEKKAETKSSSAVYKVYAPIKGNIIKLESVKDEAFSSGAMGKGIAIEPIEGKVYAPYDGIIETAFPTKHAIGLTSDDGVELLIHVGMDTVKLGGAHFISHIEEGQKVKKGDLLLEFDIEKIRGEGYPTLTPVIVTNSDDYTDIIAVNLSSVNIGDDLIEIKK, from the coding sequence ATGAAGGATAAAATTTTCGGCGTACTGCAAAGGGTGGGAAGATCATTCATGCTTCCTATAGCTGTGCTCCCTGTAGCAGGTTTATTTTTGGGTATAGGTAGTTCGTTAACTAATACTACAATGCTTGAAACCTATAATTTAATAGGTATTTTAGGTCCTGGAACTATAGCTTATGATATATTATCAGTATTAAGTGAAGCAGGAAATATAATATTTGGAAACTTACCGATTATATTTGCTATGAGTGTAGCTATTGGTATGGCAAAGAAAGAGAAAGAAGTTGCTGCTTTATCAGGAGCTATAGCATTTTTCGTAATGCATGCTTCTATTGGTAAGATGATAACAGTTATGGGCGGAGCTGAGAAATTATTAGCTGGTTCTACTACAAATGTTGTTGGTATATTATCACTTCAAATGGGTGTATTCGGAGGTATTATAGTAGGTCTTGGTGTAGCTGCTTTGCATAATAAATATTATACAATAGAGCTTCCTCAAGTATTATCATTCTTCGGCGGTACAAGATTTGTTCCTATAATATCTTCAATAGTATTTTTAGTGGTAGGTATATTAATGTACTATGTATGGCCTCCTGTACAGGTTGTAATGAATAAATTGGGTGATTTAATAGCTGGTTCAGGTTATATTGGTACTTTATTCTATGGTATAATAGAAAGAGCATTAATACCTTTCGGACTTCACCATGTATTCTATACACCTTTATGGCAGACTTCTTTGGGCGGAACTATGATGATAGACGGTAATTTAGTAGAAGGTGCTCAAAATATATTCTTTGCTCAATTAGGTTCTCCTACAACAACAACATTTAGTGTTGAAGCTACTAGATTTATGACAGGTAAATTCCCATTTATGATATTTGGATTGCCTGGTGCTGCTTTGGCTATGTATAGAACTTCTAGACCAGAGAAGAAACAAGTTGTTGGTGCTTTGCTTTTCTCAGCAGCATTAACAGCAATGCTTACAGGTATAACTGAGCCTATAGAGTTTACATTTATATTTGTAGCTCCTATATTTTATGCTATTCACTGTGTACTTGCAGGTATATCTTTCATGCTTATGCATATACTTCATGTTACAGTAGGTATGACATTCTCAGGCGGTTTTATAGACTTATTATTATTCGGAATAATACAAGGTAATGCTAAAACTAATTGGATATGGATTGTAATTGTAGGTGCTGCTTATTTCTTTATCTATTATTTCTTATTCTCTACTTTAATTAAGAAATTTGATTGGAAAACACCAGGAAGAGAACCAGACAGTGAAGAGCCAAAATTGTACAGAAGAGCAGATGTTGCTGCTGCTAAGGCTGCTGCAAGCGGAGAAGCTGTTGATACAAATCCTTTATTCCAATATGAAGAAGCTCCTTTAATTACTGCAGGACTTGGAGGAAAGAAAAATATAAGCGATGTTGATTGCTGTGCTACAAGACTTCGTATAACAGTATTTGATCCTTCTAAAGTTGTTGATGCTACATTGAAAGCAAGCGGTGCAGCTGGTATAATAAAAAAAGGTAATGGTATACAGGTAATATACGGACCTAAAGTTACTGTAATCAAATCAAGACTTGAGGATTATTTACATGATCCTATAAGCGATCAGGAAGCTCAGTTACCAGCAGATGCTCCTAAGGCAGAGGAAAAGAAAGAGGAGAAAAAAGAAGAGAAGAAAGCAGAAACAAAATCTTCATCTGCAGTATATAAAGTTTATGCTCCTATAAAAGGAAATATAATAAAATTAGAAAGCGTGAAAGATGAAGCATTCTCAAGCGGTGCTATGGGTAAAGGTATAGCTATTGAACCTATAGAAGGAAAAGTATATGCTCCTTATGATGGTATCATAGAAACTGCTTTCCCTACAAAACATGCTATAGGACTTACTTCTGATGACGGTGTTGAATTACTTATACATGTTGGCATGGATACTGTAAAATTAGGCGGTGCTCATTTCATTTCACATATAGAAGAAGGACAGAAAGTTAAGAAAGGAGATTTATTATTAGAATTTGATATTGAAAAAATAAGAGGAGAGGGATATCCTACATTGACTCCTGTAATAGTAACAAATTCTGATGATTATACAGATATTATCGCTGTTAATTTATCTTCTGTTAATATTGGTGATGATTTGATTGAAATAAAAAAATAA
- the atpG gene encoding ATP synthase F1 subunit gamma, whose translation MAEKLNVLKARIKAVSSTHKITKTMDMIARSRTAKILTVEQGMRPFTQKLNRIVEDLSHSDMDHVHPLLAPKKKIKNIILFVVTSSRGLCGSYNTKIFDEAMERIRHHHRHGREVQLHVLGKKGEVYFEKQGIPIARKYPRIDEESTFDDCATVVQRFMHEYAVDNASRVEVIYTRYYTRVVHIPKIKSLIPMIPDEEDIEGHKIKKKLEYVIEPNVDDVLKEIVPMAIKTYFYFMLTSSFLSENAERAIAMRNATDNAERLLTDLKNKANRARQEHITNELLDIIGGSEAI comes from the coding sequence ATGGCAGAGAAACTTAATGTATTGAAAGCTAGAATTAAAGCTGTATCAAGTACACATAAAATAACCAAAACTATGGATATGATAGCCCGTTCAAGAACAGCTAAAATTCTAACAGTAGAACAAGGTATGCGTCCTTTCACTCAGAAATTGAACAGAATAGTTGAGGATCTTTCACATTCTGATATGGATCATGTGCATCCTTTGCTTGCTCCAAAAAAGAAAATAAAAAACATAATACTTTTTGTTGTAACTTCTTCAAGAGGATTATGCGGTTCTTATAATACAAAGATTTTTGATGAGGCTATGGAGAGAATCAGACATCATCATAGACATGGAAGAGAGGTTCAGCTTCATGTACTAGGAAAGAAAGGTGAAGTTTATTTTGAAAAGCAGGGCATACCGATAGCACGTAAATATCCTCGTATAGATGAAGAATCTACTTTTGATGATTGTGCTACTGTAGTTCAGCGTTTCATGCATGAATATGCAGTTGATAATGCTTCTAGGGTAGAGGTTATATATACAAGATATTATACAAGGGTGGTACATATACCTAAAATAAAAAGTTTAATTCCTATGATTCCTGATGAAGAGGATATTGAGGGACATAAAATAAAGAAAAAATTAGAGTATGTTATTGAGCCTAATGTAGATGACGTACTTAAGGAAATTGTTCCCATGGCTATTAAAACATATTTCTATTTTATGCTTACAAGTTCTTTTTTATCAGAAAATGCTGAAAGAGCTATTGCTATGAGAAATGCTACTGACAATGCTGAAAGATTATTAACAGATCTTAAAAATAAAGCTAACAGAGCCAGACAGGAACATATTACTAATGAGCTTCTTGATATTATAGGCGGTTCTGAAGCTATATAA
- a CDS encoding ankyrin repeat domain-containing protein has product MWWYIKKLLLISFILMITFIVSCCKKEDNSINNNSMYVSDSNNIYHKTYTNVVKIQGKFVNINPAFYYGNRKEGEYSEEYDIFEAIKNHSLKRVMELIEDGEDINQNDRDFIIHSEFMDANYFIEGSTPLIFAVFYRDLGVMKYLLDNGADPYIKDDSSKNSFLWACGVGNVDVIKMLVQADHDLVDTQDKFDLNGLHMAAWNDNVEVFEYLVNDLGMDINSTDEHGNGVLYYATEYATLEKLIELGAEE; this is encoded by the coding sequence ATGTGGTGGTATATAAAAAAATTGTTATTAATTTCTTTTATTTTAATGATTACTTTTATTGTTTCCTGCTGTAAAAAAGAAGATAATAGTATAAATAATAATTCTATGTATGTAAGTGATTCAAATAATATATATCATAAAACCTACACTAATGTTGTAAAGATTCAAGGTAAATTTGTTAATATAAATCCTGCTTTTTATTACGGCAATAGAAAAGAAGGAGAATATAGCGAGGAGTATGATATATTTGAGGCTATAAAAAATCATAGTTTAAAAAGAGTAATGGAATTAATAGAAGATGGTGAAGATATTAATCAAAATGATAGAGACTTCATCATACATAGTGAGTTTATGGATGCTAATTACTTTATAGAAGGTAGTACTCCTTTAATATTTGCGGTATTTTATAGGGATTTGGGTGTAATGAAATATTTACTTGATAATGGTGCTGATCCTTATATTAAAGATGATAGCAGTAAGAATTCTTTTTTATGGGCTTGCGGTGTTGGAAATGTTGATGTAATAAAAATGCTTGTACAGGCAGATCATGATTTAGTTGATACTCAAGATAAATTTGATTTAAATGGACTTCATATGGCTGCTTGGAATGATAATGTAGAAGTATTTGAATATTTAGTTAATGATTTGGGTATGGATATAAACAGCACTGATGAGCACGGAAACGGAGTTTTATATTATGCCACTGAATATGCAACATTAGAGAAGTTAATAGAGCTAGGAGCTGAAGAGTAA
- a CDS encoding beta-1,6-N-acetylglucosaminyltransferase codes for MSKICFLIAAHKNQNQCMRLINHLKKDFDIYVHIDKKCKLHIESFDNVKIYKDIKVYHGGVSQVVATLFLMRESYKNNYDRYVFISGQDVPLKTNKEIIKFFYDNKDKEFTSFENIKDNGIYEEMSFRLNSYNFGKIYRKLLNKKIRESISNIPFIKRTTPDNIYYGSSWWNLTSNAIEYILDYVKKNPEYLKRFNYTWGSDEFFFQSILLNSEFKDNCVNDCLRYIIWCGGTPINLKMKDYEELKNNIKDNLFARKFDENIDNDIIDKLYEDLENSN; via the coding sequence ATGAGTAAAATTTGTTTTTTAATTGCTGCACATAAAAATCAAAATCAGTGTATGAGATTAATTAATCATCTTAAAAAAGATTTTGATATTTATGTGCATATAGATAAGAAATGTAAATTACATATTGAAAGTTTTGATAATGTAAAAATTTACAAAGATATTAAAGTTTATCATGGCGGCGTGAGTCAAGTTGTTGCCACCTTATTTTTAATGAGAGAATCTTATAAAAATAATTATGATAGATATGTTTTTATAAGCGGTCAGGATGTTCCTTTAAAAACTAATAAAGAAATTATTAAGTTTTTTTATGACAATAAAGACAAAGAATTTACTTCATTTGAAAATATAAAAGATAATGGTATATATGAGGAGATGTCATTTAGATTAAATTCTTATAATTTTGGTAAAATATATAGAAAATTATTAAATAAAAAAATTAGAGAATCTATATCTAATATACCATTTATAAAAAGAACTACACCTGATAATATATATTATGGCTCATCTTGGTGGAATTTAACTAGCAACGCAATTGAATATATATTAGATTATGTGAAAAAAAATCCTGAATATTTAAAAAGATTTAATTATACCTGGGGAAGTGATGAATTCTTTTTTCAATCTATATTATTAAATAGTGAATTTAAAGATAATTGTGTAAATGACTGTTTGAGATATATTATATGGTGTGGTGGAACACCTATAAATTTAAAAATGAAAGATTATGAAGAATTAAAAAATAATATTAAAGACAATTTATTCGCACGCAAATTTGATGAAAACATTGATAATGATATAATAGATAAGTTATATGAAGATTTAGAAAATTCTAATTGA
- a CDS encoding SPL family radical SAM protein → MLKYREINCKSALNKIDNEYGFCYDLNIYRGCLHKCYYCFAVYSHKYINSKDFFGEIFVKKNIAEVLEKELSSRNWNRDIINLGSVTDNYQEAEKDYKLMRDVLKLLIRYKTPMCISTKSDLILRDFDLIDELSSIVPVRIASTITTLDEKLSSLIEPNVISPIKRFDMLREFKKTKAIVAVHAMPVMPFITEDSIEDIFKKVKEYGIDYCATDALKLRGECRKIYLNFVRQVFPEHYKKYLYIYGSDGILKDEYREKLYKKIKALEEKYNITYKTKEELNTEDSIYNRYNNKVIEEAPTLF, encoded by the coding sequence ATGCTTAAATATAGAGAAATAAACTGCAAATCGGCTTTAAATAAAATAGATAATGAATACGGATTCTGCTATGATTTAAATATTTACAGAGGATGTTTGCATAAATGTTATTACTGTTTTGCTGTTTATTCTCATAAATATATTAACTCAAAAGATTTTTTCGGAGAAATATTTGTAAAGAAAAATATTGCTGAAGTATTAGAAAAAGAACTTTCTTCAAGGAATTGGAATAGAGATATTATCAATCTTGGAAGCGTTACTGACAATTATCAGGAAGCTGAAAAAGATTATAAGCTTATGAGAGATGTTTTAAAACTTCTTATAAGATATAAAACTCCGATGTGCATATCTACAAAAAGCGATTTAATATTAAGAGATTTTGATTTGATAGATGAGCTTTCAAGCATAGTACCTGTAAGAATAGCATCAACTATAACGACATTAGATGAAAAGTTATCATCTTTGATAGAACCTAATGTAATAAGCCCTATTAAAAGATTTGATATGCTTAGAGAGTTTAAAAAGACAAAAGCAATAGTAGCGGTTCATGCTATGCCTGTAATGCCTTTTATAACAGAAGACAGTATAGAAGATATTTTTAAAAAAGTAAAAGAGTACGGCATAGACTACTGTGCCACTGATGCATTAAAACTTAGAGGCGAATGCAGAAAAATATATCTCAATTTCGTAAGGCAAGTATTTCCAGAGCATTATAAAAAGTATCTATACATTTATGGTTCTGACGGAATTCTTAAAGATGAGTACAGAGAAAAGCTATATAAAAAAATAAAAGCCTTAGAAGAAAAATATAATATCACATACAAAACCAAAGAAGAACTCAATACTGAAGACAGCATTTACAACAGATATAATAATAAAGTCATTGAAGAAGCTCCTACTCTATTCTAA
- a CDS encoding ankyrin repeat domain-containing protein encodes MKKLLLISFVLMITFIVSCGKKEEANVSISNNAVYVSSPENVYNKTYTNVVKIQGKFVNMNSAFSYADREEGEYSEDYDIFEAIENHSLKRVMELIEEGEDINQNDRDFILYSEFMEDNYLIEGSTPLIFAIFYRDLGIMKYLLDNGADPYIKDDKGLNSFLWACCVGNVDVIKMLVEFDSDLVDSKDRFDANGLHLASMFGNVEVFEYLVNDLGIDINSTDRDGYSVLYYAEKDEAIEKLKELGAK; translated from the coding sequence ATGAAAAAATTGTTATTGATTTCTTTTGTTTTAATGATTACTTTTATTGTTTCCTGTGGTAAAAAAGAAGAGGCTAATGTAAGTATAAGTAATAATGCAGTTTATGTGAGTTCTCCAGAAAATGTGTATAATAAAACCTATACTAATGTTGTAAAGATTCAGGGTAAATTTGTTAATATGAACTCTGCTTTTTCTTATGCTGACAGAGAAGAAGGAGAATACAGCGAAGACTATGATATATTTGAGGCTATAGAAAATCATAGTTTAAAGAGAGTAATGGAATTAATAGAAGAAGGTGAAGATATTAATCAAAATGATAGAGACTTCATCTTATATAGTGAGTTTATGGAGGATAATTACCTTATAGAAGGTAGTACTCCTTTGATATTTGCAATATTTTATAGAGATTTGGGTATAATGAAATATTTACTTGATAATGGTGCTGATCCTTATATTAAAGATGATAAAGGATTGAATTCTTTTTTATGGGCTTGCTGTGTTGGAAATGTTGACGTAATAAAAATGCTTGTAGAGTTTGATTCTGATTTAGTTGATTCTAAAGATAGATTTGATGCAAATGGACTTCATTTAGCCTCTATGTTTGGTAATGTAGAAGTATTTGAATATTTAGTAAATGATTTAGGTATTGATATAAATAGTACAGATAGAGATGGTTACAGCGTTTTATATTATGCTGAAAAAGATGAGGCAATAGAAAAACTAAAAGAGCTTGGTGCTAAATAA
- the atpA gene encoding F0F1 ATP synthase subunit alpha — protein MNIKASEIAAVLKEEIKNYKADFTPNEVGVVVEVGDGIARIIGLPHVMANEMILFESGAVGLAFNLEEETIGAIVLGDYYGIKEGSKVSRLKRILEVPVGEALLGRVVNPLGVPIDGHGEITTNKRRVIEFPAPGIADRQAVKQPLQTGIKAIDSMTPIGRGQRQLIIGDRGTGKTSIALDAIINQKGTGVVCVYVAIGQKASTVAGVVDTLRQHGALEYTIVVAATAADSAPLQYIAPYAGCAMAEYFMYEQKKDTLIIYDDLTKQANAYRQISLLLRRPPGREAFPGDVFYLHSRLLERAAKLSDELGGGSLTALPIIETQDNEVSAYIPTNVISITDGQIYLLTSLFMSGVRPAIDVGISVSRVGGNAQTKAMKKVAGTLRLDLASYRSLEAFSQLGIGLDKATLAQLDRGAKMVELLKQKQYSPIPFEEQVIVIFAATKGFLDNIEVDRVHEFEWRLLQYMRADKQNILDDIREKKDIEDMDGLYKIIEEFKAKF, from the coding sequence ATGAATATAAAAGCTAGTGAAATTGCAGCGGTTCTTAAAGAAGAGATTAAGAATTATAAAGCTGATTTTACTCCGAATGAAGTAGGGGTTGTTGTAGAGGTTGGAGATGGTATAGCCAGAATCATCGGACTTCCGCATGTTATGGCTAATGAGATGATACTTTTTGAAAGCGGTGCTGTTGGTCTTGCTTTTAACTTGGAAGAAGAAACTATAGGTGCTATAGTTTTAGGTGATTATTACGGAATTAAAGAGGGAAGTAAAGTAAGCAGGCTTAAAAGAATATTAGAAGTACCTGTGGGAGAGGCATTACTTGGAAGAGTTGTTAATCCTTTGGGTGTACCTATAGATGGACATGGTGAAATAACTACTAATAAAAGGAGAGTTATAGAATTCCCTGCTCCTGGTATTGCTGACAGACAGGCAGTAAAGCAGCCTCTTCAGACAGGTATTAAAGCTATTGACTCTATGACTCCTATAGGAAGAGGTCAAAGACAGCTTATTATCGGAGACAGAGGTACAGGTAAAACTTCTATTGCTCTTGATGCTATAATCAATCAAAAAGGTACAGGGGTTGTATGTGTTTATGTAGCAATAGGCCAGAAAGCTTCTACAGTTGCCGGAGTTGTTGATACATTAAGACAGCATGGAGCATTAGAATATACTATAGTAGTTGCTGCAACTGCTGCTGATTCTGCTCCACTTCAATACATAGCTCCTTATGCCGGATGTGCTATGGCAGAATATTTTATGTATGAACAGAAAAAAGATACATTAATTATATATGATGACTTAACTAAGCAGGCTAATGCTTATAGACAAATATCATTGCTTTTAAGAAGGCCTCCTGGAAGGGAAGCTTTTCCTGGTGACGTTTTCTATTTGCATTCAAGACTTCTTGAAAGAGCTGCAAAACTTAGTGATGAATTAGGAGGCGGTTCTTTAACTGCACTTCCTATAATAGAAACTCAGGATAATGAGGTGTCTGCTTATATTCCTACTAACGTTATTTCTATTACAGACGGACAGATATATTTGCTTACTAGTTTATTTATGAGCGGTGTTCGTCCGGCAATTGATGTAGGTATATCAGTTTCACGTGTAGGTGGTAATGCTCAGACTAAGGCTATGAAAAAGGTTGCCGGTACTTTAAGACTTGACCTTGCATCTTATAGATCTTTAGAGGCATTCTCTCAGCTTGGTATCGGACTTGATAAAGCTACTTTGGCACAATTAGACAGAGGTGCTAAAATGGTTGAATTATTAAAACAAAAACAATACAGTCCTATACCTTTTGAAGAACAGGTTATTGTTATATTTGCTGCTACTAAAGGATTTTTAGATAATATTGAAGTTGATAGGGTTCATGAATTTGAATGGAGATTACTTCAATATATGAGAGCAGATAAGCAGAATATACTTGATGATATTAGAGAGAAAAAAGATATAGAGGATATGGACGGACTTTATAAGATTATAGAAGAGTTCAAGGCTAAATTCTAA
- the atpH gene encoding ATP synthase F1 subunit delta, translated as MDSIAENILSDLKKEVLKEVTKEKASRFSRIVKNESSAKNYAKAMFDIASDMGKIEVIKSDLNVVYSSLLVDNDIYDFFKSSFIDGHLRMRILKKIYADKILEETFNLIAILIERDMINILFAVIVEYENLCNEYYNIIIVKITTASNMTDTEDMNKLKNHITNMISDKDIHFTFNIDENIIGGVVIEIEDVVYDYSVRRLLAELKSSISENN; from the coding sequence ATGGATTCTATTGCTGAAAATATTTTAAGTGATCTCAAGAAGGAAGTACTTAAAGAGGTTACAAAAGAAAAGGCAAGTAGATTTAGCCGTATTGTAAAAAATGAATCTAGTGCCAAGAACTATGCTAAGGCTATGTTTGATATTGCTTCAGATATGGGTAAAATTGAAGTAATTAAAAGTGATTTAAATGTTGTATATTCATCTTTGCTTGTTGATAATGATATATATGATTTTTTTAAATCTAGTTTCATAGACGGACATTTGAGAATGCGTATATTAAAAAAAATATATGCAGATAAGATTTTAGAAGAAACATTTAATCTTATCGCTATCTTGATAGAAAGAGATATGATTAATATTTTATTTGCAGTAATAGTAGAATATGAAAACTTATGCAATGAATATTATAATATAATTATAGTTAAAATTACAACTGCATCAAATATGACAGATACAGAGGATATGAATAAACTTAAAAATCATATTACAAATATGATATCAGATAAAGACATACATTTTACATTTAATATAGATGAAAATATAATAGGCGGTGTTGTAATAGAGATAGAAGATGTTGTATATGATTATAGTGTAAGAAGACTGCTTGCAGAATTGAAATCTTCTATTTCTGAGAATAATTGA